Below is a window of Candidatus Thermoplasmatota archaeon DNA.
TGTTCATAATGGTATTGACGCTTTTGAATATCAAGTTCCCTATGTAATGGCTATCATTGAGCTTAAAGAAGGAGCTCGCGTTACAGGGCAAATTGTAGATGTAGAGATTGAAAATGTAAAAATAGGTATGAAAGTTGAGAGTACTTTCAGAAAAATTGGTGAAGATGGAAAGTCAGGAATGATTTATTACGGATATAAGTTCAAGCCTATGAAATAGTAAGCAACCCTATCCTAAGTGCGGGAGGTATTAATGAATAATAATAAAAATTTTAGAAGACCGACACGAGAAGAAAGGAATCATCAGACATGAAAATTCTCACCCATGTTTGTTGTGCGCCTTGCTTTACCTACGTGCATAAAAAGTTGAAAGAAGAGGGAAATGAGGTTATAGGATTTTGGTACAACCCTAATATTCATCCTTTTCTTGAGTACAGGGCTAGATTAGAGAGCTTGC
It encodes the following:
- a CDS encoding Zn-ribbon domain-containing OB-fold protein, coding for MPVPRFWRETQRRYNIVGNECTVCNTKYFPPRIVCPKCHRASIGKMKDFKFSGEGEILTYTVVHNGIDAFEYQVPYVMAIIELKEGARVTGQIVDVEIENVKIGMKVESTFRKIGEDGKSGMIYYGYKFKPMK